One genomic region from Desulfomonilaceae bacterium encodes:
- a CDS encoding heterodisulfide reductase produces LIDMALMVDADIMVTMCPMCQANLDTRQSDISKAAGRVYHMPVVYLTELIGVAFNDPKAKSWFEKHLVSPIPVLAKKGLL; encoded by the coding sequence GCTCATTGACATGGCCCTCATGGTAGACGCGGACATAATGGTGACGATGTGTCCGATGTGTCAGGCTAACCTTGACACCAGACAGTCGGATATATCCAAGGCCGCAGGTAGAGTGTACCACATGCCTGTAGTATATCTTACCGAACTCATAGGCGTGGCGTTTAACGACCCAAAGGCCAAGAGCTGGTTCGAGAAACATCTCGTCTCGCCCATCCCTGTGCTGGCCAAGAAGGGATTGTTGTAA
- a CDS encoding FAD-dependent oxidoreductase gives MSNKKIGAVMTVGGGIGGVQASLDLAESGFRVYLVDEKPCIGGVMAQLDKTFPTNDCSACIFSPKLQTLAQNPNIQIVAYSHIEGIEGSAGDFRVKVRRKARFVDPDKCTSCGACAQKCPTKVPNEYNFGHDIRKAIYKDYAQGIPSVYTIDPDHCRIFQGKKCGVCAKVCPAGAIDYEQKDVIEEFEVGAVIMAPGYELFDTAKVAEYGHGIAPNVVVNLEMERILSASGPFSGIVTRPSDGRHPKKIAWIQCVASRDRRKGMPHCSSVCCMASIKQAVIAREHDATIEPTIFFMDIRAYGKDFDKYYEKAKSDGGVRFIRSMVSRVVEDPVTHDLGITYLDSEGKLNTETFDMVVLAVGIKPSDKAIETAAILNVNLDAENFCVTGSFDPVKTSSPGIFVAGAFQAPKDIPQTVMEASAAAGVAIRMLADQRNTLTSKKELPPEKDVSGQEPRIGVFVCRCGINIASTVDVPGVVEKISELPGVVYAGENLFTCSQDTQAQIKKVIEENNINRMIVASCTPRTHLPLFQETAREAGLNKYLVEMANIREHCSWVHMSEKDKATDKAVDLIRMAVARTALLEQVQDQQLPMVQSALVIGGGVAGMAAALSLADQGFPTHLLEATEKLGGNAWNLSHTLKKEDIQPFLESMIKKVSDNPKITVRYNSSIKDVHGFVGAFKTEISNGAAETEVIDHGVTVVATGASEWKPDLYSYGQDPRIRTHFDMTKAMKDGDPQVWKAGVTAFIQCVGSRSPERPWCSKVCCNHTVMDAIELKEANPDAKVYVLYRDIRTFGLNETYYEQARRLGVIFARYEQEAPPEVEIGSKIKVTLKDLIMGGMMKLEVDNLVLASAIVPNQNNKDLAKFFKISTNEDGYFLEAHMKLRPVDFATDGVFLAGLAHYPKPLDETIAQAEAAASHASLILARGYVEAPGMVSVIDPYLCRGCGRCVDTCPFHAPELKEVAPGEFKSEVNPALCKGCGACAVVCPTGAAAIRHFKDNQITRMIDVAVA, from the coding sequence GTGAGCAACAAAAAAATTGGCGCAGTAATGACGGTTGGGGGCGGAATTGGTGGAGTTCAGGCGTCGCTGGATCTGGCTGAATCCGGATTCAGGGTCTATCTGGTTGATGAGAAACCATGTATCGGCGGAGTTATGGCTCAACTCGACAAGACCTTTCCGACCAATGACTGCTCCGCATGTATCTTTTCACCCAAATTGCAGACGTTGGCGCAAAATCCGAATATTCAAATTGTCGCCTATAGCCACATCGAAGGCATAGAAGGATCCGCCGGCGATTTCCGGGTGAAGGTTCGGCGGAAAGCCCGTTTCGTAGACCCTGACAAATGTACTTCCTGCGGGGCTTGCGCTCAGAAATGTCCTACGAAAGTCCCCAATGAGTACAACTTTGGCCATGACATTCGTAAGGCCATATATAAGGATTACGCTCAGGGCATCCCTTCTGTTTATACGATTGATCCCGATCATTGCCGGATCTTCCAGGGGAAAAAATGCGGTGTATGCGCTAAGGTCTGTCCTGCAGGCGCTATCGACTATGAGCAGAAGGACGTAATTGAAGAGTTCGAAGTGGGCGCTGTGATTATGGCGCCTGGTTATGAGCTGTTCGATACGGCCAAAGTGGCTGAATATGGCCATGGCATAGCCCCAAATGTGGTCGTGAATCTTGAGATGGAGCGTATCTTAAGCGCGTCAGGTCCGTTCAGCGGCATAGTGACTCGACCATCTGATGGCCGACACCCGAAAAAAATTGCCTGGATACAGTGTGTCGCTTCGCGCGACCGAAGAAAGGGGATGCCCCATTGCAGTTCGGTATGCTGCATGGCCTCCATTAAGCAGGCGGTGATTGCGCGGGAGCATGACGCAACTATCGAGCCCACAATCTTTTTCATGGATATAAGGGCCTACGGAAAAGATTTCGACAAGTACTATGAAAAGGCCAAAAGTGATGGTGGCGTCCGTTTCATCAGATCAATGGTTAGCCGAGTCGTCGAAGACCCGGTAACTCACGATCTGGGCATAACTTATCTTGATTCCGAGGGAAAGCTTAATACCGAGACATTTGATATGGTTGTTCTGGCTGTCGGAATTAAACCATCAGACAAGGCAATCGAGACAGCGGCAATTCTGAATGTTAATCTGGACGCTGAAAACTTTTGCGTTACCGGCTCTTTTGATCCGGTAAAAACTTCGAGTCCCGGGATTTTTGTGGCAGGAGCGTTCCAGGCTCCGAAAGACATACCGCAGACAGTCATGGAAGCTTCGGCGGCCGCTGGTGTGGCGATCCGAATGCTGGCCGACCAACGAAATACACTTACATCGAAAAAAGAGCTTCCTCCCGAAAAGGATGTGTCCGGTCAAGAACCTCGGATAGGAGTGTTCGTCTGTCGTTGTGGGATTAATATCGCCTCTACGGTAGATGTGCCTGGCGTTGTGGAAAAGATCAGCGAACTTCCTGGTGTGGTATATGCGGGCGAAAACCTGTTTACATGCTCACAGGATACCCAGGCGCAGATCAAAAAGGTTATTGAAGAAAATAATATTAACAGGATGATAGTGGCGTCCTGCACTCCCAGGACCCACCTTCCGCTGTTTCAGGAGACCGCCAGAGAAGCCGGCCTGAACAAGTACCTCGTGGAAATGGCTAACATCCGTGAACATTGCTCGTGGGTCCACATGAGTGAGAAAGATAAAGCGACGGATAAGGCCGTAGATTTGATCAGAATGGCTGTGGCAAGAACAGCGCTTTTGGAGCAGGTTCAAGATCAGCAATTACCCATGGTACAATCCGCTCTTGTTATCGGCGGTGGAGTAGCAGGCATGGCAGCGGCTTTAAGCCTTGCGGACCAGGGTTTCCCTACCCATCTCCTCGAAGCGACCGAAAAACTTGGTGGAAACGCCTGGAACCTCTCGCATACCCTTAAGAAAGAAGACATTCAGCCATTTCTTGAAAGCATGATCAAGAAGGTCAGCGACAACCCAAAAATTACAGTGCGCTATAACTCCAGCATAAAAGACGTGCATGGGTTTGTAGGCGCTTTCAAGACTGAAATTTCCAATGGCGCGGCTGAAACCGAGGTCATTGATCACGGTGTTACAGTGGTAGCCACAGGGGCCTCCGAATGGAAGCCGGACCTGTATTCCTATGGTCAGGACCCTCGAATTCGTACTCACTTTGACATGACTAAAGCCATGAAAGATGGTGATCCGCAGGTCTGGAAGGCAGGAGTGACCGCCTTCATCCAGTGCGTTGGTTCACGCAGCCCAGAGCGCCCGTGGTGCAGCAAGGTTTGCTGCAACCATACGGTAATGGACGCAATAGAATTAAAAGAGGCCAATCCGGACGCTAAGGTGTACGTATTATATCGGGATATTAGAACATTCGGTTTGAATGAGACCTATTACGAACAGGCTAGAAGACTGGGTGTGATTTTCGCCAGATACGAACAGGAGGCTCCGCCCGAGGTAGAGATTGGAAGCAAGATCAAAGTCACATTAAAAGATCTCATCATGGGCGGAATGATGAAACTCGAAGTGGACAACCTTGTCTTGGCTTCAGCCATTGTTCCAAACCAGAACAACAAGGACCTTGCAAAATTCTTCAAGATTTCAACCAACGAGGACGGCTATTTCCTGGAAGCTCACATGAAGTTACGGCCGGTTGATTTTGCGACAGACGGCGTTTTTCTGGCGGGACTAGCTCATTACCCGAAACCGTTGGATGAAACTATAGCCCAGGCTGAGGCCGCAGCGTCGCACGCCTCGCTAATTCTGGCCCGTGGCTATGTCGAGGCGCCTGGTATGGTCTCTGTCATAGATCCGTATCTATGTCGAGGTTGCGGTCGGTGCGTCGACACCTGCCCATTCCATGCCCCGGAACTTAAGGAAGTCGCTCCGGGAGAATTCAAGTCGGAAGTTAACCCCGCCTTGTGCAAAGGTTGCGGCGCTTGCGCCGTGGTCTGCCCAACTGGAGCGGCCGCTATTCGACATTTCAAGGACAATCAGATTACACGCATGATTGATGTCGCTGTAGCCTGA
- a CDS encoding hydrogenase iron-sulfur subunit, with protein MPEEFDPKIVAFACNWCSYAGADLAGVGRMQYPPSIRLIRLMCSGMLVPSYILRAFEKGADGVLVTGUHIGECHYLEGNEKALKVLEKARKMMKLLGIEDERLRKEWISASEGSRFADTVRTFTEDIRKLGRNPLVKRETAA; from the coding sequence ATGCCTGAAGAATTTGATCCAAAGATAGTAGCTTTTGCATGTAACTGGTGCTCCTACGCCGGCGCGGACCTCGCTGGTGTCGGTAGAATGCAATATCCACCAAGTATACGTTTGATCCGCTTGATGTGTTCCGGGATGTTGGTCCCATCGTATATTCTGAGGGCTTTTGAAAAGGGCGCGGATGGCGTCCTTGTAACCGGTTGACACATCGGAGAATGCCATTACCTGGAAGGTAATGAAAAAGCTCTGAAAGTGTTGGAAAAAGCCAGAAAGATGATGAAGCTCCTTGGAATAGAGGATGAACGGCTGCGAAAGGAATGGATCTCCGCCTCCGAAGGATCGAGGTTCGCGGACACCGTGAGGACCTTCACGGAAGACATTCGGAAACTCGGGAGAAATCCTTTGGTAAAAAGGGAGACTGCGGCATGA
- a CDS encoding (Fe-S)-binding protein, producing MDLRLRRIEVRGHREDLHGRHSETREKSFGKKGDCGMNLPEIVDRTGAYYCLDCGICTGSCPVSRVFPDFSPRLMVEKVLVDQEENPLEDVNVWACLSCGQCTVRCPSEIDYPEFVRLIREEATRQGKSGTPAHRGLFQTIMRLQTMDIKQSKTDWAKEVGRISTSGDVYFFVGCAPFFDVEFHDDWGIDMMDSPKGTLKLLNTIGIDPVVHDDERCCGHDLFWNGDTENFARLARKNVDLIRSLGCKQVVFSCPEGYLTFKKRYPEVVGDLGFEPIHLYELLSREANAGKISFEPLETRLTYHDPCRLGRQAGIFEEPRELLKMIPGVNLQEMEHNRQSGLCCGTSAWMNCSTCSKSIQKKRIEEAVSVGAETLVTACPKCRAHLSCALRDMETPLQIRDLNDILAQSIKA from the coding sequence ATGGATCTCCGCCTCCGAAGGATCGAGGTTCGCGGACACCGTGAGGACCTTCACGGAAGACATTCGGAAACTCGGGAGAAATCCTTTGGTAAAAAGGGAGACTGCGGCATGAACCTACCGGAGATCGTTGATCGTACAGGCGCTTATTATTGCCTGGACTGCGGTATTTGCACCGGCAGTTGTCCGGTTTCTCGGGTTTTCCCTGATTTTTCTCCACGGCTTATGGTTGAAAAGGTTCTCGTAGATCAGGAAGAAAATCCTCTTGAAGACGTTAATGTGTGGGCGTGCCTCTCCTGTGGACAATGCACCGTTCGTTGCCCATCAGAGATTGATTATCCCGAGTTTGTCCGCCTAATCAGAGAAGAGGCTACCCGTCAGGGTAAATCCGGCACGCCTGCCCATAGAGGTCTTTTTCAGACTATCATGCGTCTACAGACGATGGATATAAAGCAGTCAAAGACTGATTGGGCCAAAGAAGTTGGCCGCATATCGACTTCCGGCGATGTATATTTCTTTGTAGGATGCGCTCCATTTTTTGACGTTGAATTTCATGATGACTGGGGCATTGACATGATGGACAGCCCCAAGGGAACTCTGAAATTATTGAACACTATCGGCATTGATCCTGTTGTCCATGATGACGAGAGATGCTGTGGTCATGATCTGTTCTGGAATGGTGATACGGAAAATTTTGCCAGGCTGGCTAGAAAAAATGTCGATCTGATCAGGAGCCTCGGCTGCAAACAGGTTGTTTTCTCTTGCCCCGAGGGGTACCTGACGTTCAAGAAGCGTTATCCTGAGGTGGTCGGCGATCTTGGTTTTGAACCGATCCATCTGTATGAATTATTGAGCCGGGAAGCCAATGCGGGGAAAATAAGTTTCGAGCCTTTGGAAACCCGTTTGACTTACCATGATCCATGCAGACTTGGAAGACAGGCGGGAATTTTCGAAGAGCCCAGGGAACTTCTGAAGATGATCCCAGGTGTCAATCTCCAGGAGATGGAACATAACAGGCAAAGCGGCTTGTGTTGTGGGACGAGCGCCTGGATGAATTGCTCGACCTGTTCCAAGTCCATACAAAAAAAACGTATAGAAGAAGCGGTAAGTGTAGGAGCGGAAACGCTTGTGACAGCCTGTCCAAAATGCAGGGCTCATTTGAGCTGCGCATTGAGAGATATGGAAACGCCTCTTCAGATCCGGGATTTGAATGACATACTTGCGCAGTCTATCAAGGCGTAA
- a CDS encoding FAD-dependent oxidoreductase — translation MASKEVLIIGGGIAGMQAALDLAEMGIQVHLVEKNPSIGGKMAQLDKTFPTNDCTI, via the coding sequence ATGGCTTCCAAGGAAGTGCTGATTATTGGTGGCGGCATAGCGGGAATGCAGGCTGCTCTGGATCTGGCTGAGATGGGGATTCAAGTCCATTTGGTTGAAAAAAACCCCAGCATTGGTGGGAAGATGGCGCAGTTGGACAAGACCTTCCCTACCAATGATTGCACCATATGA
- a CDS encoding 4Fe-4S binding protein has translation MLDVGRHPKIKVLAYSEITEFSGAVGDFKVKVRQKPRYIDASRCTACGACAEKCPTKVPNEFNFGLDDRKAIYKDYPQGIPSMFTIDPNHCKVILGGKCGVCQKVCQAKAVDYEQKESFLDLNVASVIVSTGYELFDAKQIPEYGYGKLPNVISSLEMERLLSAGGPTRGHLTRPSVIHGEKRLKELPKLIKKAEKDQKEEDKTKLENEAQWLEEHVHKYHTAKKLGFIQCVGSRDFRFHKYCSNYCCMHSIKEAIIAREHERETESNIFYMDLRTVGKGFEEYKVRGAEVSGLKYIRGRVAEILQDDELNPVVYYEDTEQRRVVSMTLDMVILANACSPSKGISKIAELLGLELDENNFVRTHPNRPLDTNVAGIFSCGCAQGPLDIPESVAQASSAAARAAEVVMTEGLPIAV, from the coding sequence TTGCTGGATGTCGGTCGGCATCCCAAAATTAAGGTTCTGGCTTATAGTGAGATCACGGAATTCAGTGGCGCAGTAGGCGATTTTAAGGTCAAGGTTCGGCAAAAACCCCGATATATTGACGCTTCCAGATGTACCGCATGTGGAGCCTGCGCGGAGAAATGTCCTACCAAGGTTCCCAATGAGTTCAATTTCGGACTTGATGACCGGAAAGCTATCTACAAGGATTATCCGCAGGGGATACCTTCGATGTTCACGATTGACCCAAATCACTGCAAGGTTATCTTGGGCGGAAAATGCGGTGTTTGCCAAAAAGTCTGTCAGGCCAAAGCCGTCGATTATGAGCAAAAAGAATCATTTTTGGATCTGAATGTGGCTTCGGTCATAGTGTCAACAGGATATGAACTTTTTGACGCAAAGCAGATACCGGAATACGGCTATGGCAAGCTTCCAAATGTTATCTCATCACTGGAAATGGAAAGGCTTTTGAGCGCAGGAGGGCCCACCAGGGGTCATCTGACGAGGCCGTCAGTGATTCATGGGGAAAAACGGCTTAAGGAACTGCCGAAATTGATAAAAAAAGCAGAGAAAGATCAGAAAGAAGAGGATAAGACCAAGCTGGAAAATGAGGCGCAATGGCTGGAAGAACACGTTCACAAGTATCACACGGCCAAGAAGCTAGGTTTCATACAGTGCGTCGGTTCCCGTGATTTCAGGTTCCATAAGTATTGTTCAAACTATTGCTGCATGCACTCTATAAAAGAGGCAATAATAGCCCGTGAGCATGAGCGAGAGACTGAGTCGAACATATTCTACATGGACCTCCGGACAGTAGGAAAGGGGTTCGAGGAATACAAGGTCAGGGGAGCGGAAGTCTCCGGTCTGAAATACATCAGGGGAAGAGTAGCGGAAATCCTCCAGGATGATGAGTTGAACCCCGTCGTTTATTATGAGGACACAGAACAACGGCGAGTTGTGAGCATGACATTGGACATGGTTATTCTGGCCAACGCCTGCTCCCCTTCGAAAGGAATCTCGAAAATAGCGGAGTTGCTTGGATTGGAACTTGATGAAAACAATTTTGTACGAACCCACCCGAACAGGCCGTTAGATACCAATGTCGCAGGTATTTTTTCGTGTGGTTGCGCCCAGGGTCCTCTCGACATACCGGAATCGGTGGCGCAGGCGAGTAGCGCTGCGGCAAGAGCTGCGGAAGTGGTTATGACAGAAGGTTTACCCATTGCTGTATAG
- a CDS encoding CoB--CoM heterodisulfide reductase iron-sulfur subunit A family protein — protein sequence MKNSAQDDIRIGVFICDCGSNIAGYLEMKELVEYAKTLPNVAFVQENLYTCSEGGINEIKLAIPRENLNRVVVASCTPRTHEPLFMSACEEGGLNPYLFEMANIRDQCSWVHMRERESGTERAKVQIGMAVAKAAKLRELSRIELSLSHRAMVIGGGVSGMSAALALANMGYEVDLVEKRERLGGLLNDLNIILPSNEPPAILVDSLVGRLENHPKVTVHTESIVTKTEGYVGNYIATIKGKETESKVKCGAVIVAIGAQPFKPEGLYNYDGQKVITHIELESRLNKGTVDAKNIAMIQCVGSRCKERTYCSRICCMTAVKNAILIKESAPETKITIFYRDMQMYGVENEELFRKSKKLGVRFVTFDQNRPPVFDGDNVSVYHLRMGREIVTRVDMLVLSTPLVAQDDAPGISSMLKVPINENGFFLEGHVKLKPLDFATDGVYLCGNARFPSTIREAISQGLGTASRAAGILSKEALFTSGIVADINPETCCGCLGCVQVCPYGAINFIENRGVCQVNKVLCKGCGGCAATCPSGSAKLDGFSNQQIYAQIEQAMAV from the coding sequence GTGAAAAACTCAGCTCAAGATGATATCCGCATTGGAGTATTCATTTGCGATTGCGGATCCAACATAGCGGGCTATCTGGAAATGAAAGAACTCGTGGAATACGCCAAGACATTGCCTAATGTGGCGTTTGTTCAGGAAAATCTGTACACTTGTTCCGAAGGTGGTATCAACGAAATCAAGCTCGCCATTCCTCGAGAGAATCTGAACCGCGTTGTAGTCGCGTCATGCACCCCCAGAACTCATGAGCCTCTTTTTATGAGCGCTTGTGAAGAAGGTGGGTTGAATCCGTATCTATTTGAAATGGCAAACATTCGGGATCAATGTTCATGGGTTCATATGCGCGAACGAGAGTCCGGAACAGAGAGAGCAAAAGTTCAGATAGGTATGGCTGTGGCAAAAGCGGCTAAACTGAGAGAACTTAGCAGGATTGAACTTAGCCTCTCGCATCGGGCCATGGTAATTGGTGGTGGAGTTTCGGGCATGTCCGCAGCTCTTGCTCTGGCCAATATGGGTTACGAAGTTGATCTGGTCGAGAAGCGTGAGCGTCTCGGTGGACTTCTCAATGATCTGAACATAATTCTGCCGTCCAATGAGCCCCCGGCAATTTTGGTGGACAGCCTTGTGGGGCGACTTGAGAATCATCCCAAGGTCACTGTTCATACTGAATCCATAGTTACCAAAACAGAAGGTTACGTTGGAAATTATATCGCCACAATCAAGGGAAAAGAGACTGAGAGTAAAGTGAAGTGCGGCGCCGTAATAGTGGCGATAGGCGCTCAGCCTTTTAAACCGGAAGGCTTGTACAATTATGACGGCCAAAAGGTCATAACACACATTGAGCTTGAATCCAGATTAAACAAGGGAACCGTTGACGCCAAGAATATCGCAATGATTCAATGTGTTGGTTCAAGATGCAAAGAACGGACGTACTGCTCCAGAATATGCTGCATGACCGCCGTCAAAAACGCCATATTGATCAAGGAATCTGCGCCCGAAACCAAGATCACAATTTTCTATCGCGACATGCAGATGTACGGCGTAGAAAACGAGGAACTTTTCCGAAAATCCAAAAAGCTGGGCGTTCGCTTTGTAACGTTTGACCAGAACCGTCCTCCGGTTTTTGATGGGGACAATGTGTCGGTTTACCATCTAAGGATGGGACGTGAGATCGTAACCCGGGTTGACATGCTCGTGCTATCGACCCCACTTGTAGCCCAGGATGACGCTCCTGGAATTTCAAGCATGCTCAAGGTGCCGATTAACGAGAACGGCTTCTTCCTTGAAGGCCATGTCAAGCTTAAGCCTCTGGATTTTGCTACTGACGGTGTATACTTGTGTGGTAACGCAAGGTTCCCGTCTACTATCAGAGAGGCCATATCCCAAGGTCTTGGGACGGCTTCCAGGGCAGCGGGGATCCTTTCCAAGGAAGCTCTCTTTACTAGCGGAATTGTCGCTGACATAAATCCTGAAACCTGTTGTGGCTGTTTGGGATGTGTTCAGGTTTGTCCCTATGGAGCTATAAATTTCATTGAGAATCGGGGCGTATGCCAGGTGAACAAAGTTCTGTGCAAAGGCTGTGGAGGATGCGCAGCGACTTGTCCTTCAGGAAGCGCCAAGCTCGACGGATTTTCAAACCAACAGATTTACGCTCAAATAGAGCAGGCCATGGCGGTTTAG
- a CDS encoding hydrogenase iron-sulfur subunit yields the protein MPESQFEPKIVGFLCNWCAYAGADLAGVSRLQYPPNLRTIRTLCSATVGPHQILKAFQKGADGVFVGGUHIGDCHYLYGNYMTVKRMGFMKKLLEFSGVDSERLMLKWVSSAEGPRFAKVVTEFVEKIRNLGPSPLRSKKLYKAAPLEEAS from the coding sequence ATGCCCGAGAGTCAATTTGAACCCAAAATAGTCGGCTTTCTTTGTAACTGGTGCGCTTACGCCGGCGCTGATCTGGCTGGCGTGAGCCGGTTACAATACCCACCAAACCTTAGAACCATTCGAACTCTGTGTTCAGCTACCGTGGGACCTCATCAAATACTCAAAGCGTTCCAAAAAGGGGCGGATGGCGTTTTTGTCGGCGGCTGACACATCGGTGATTGCCATTACCTGTACGGTAATTACATGACGGTAAAAAGAATGGGGTTTATGAAGAAACTTCTTGAGTTTTCCGGGGTGGACTCTGAGCGCTTGATGTTAAAATGGGTTTCTTCCGCGGAAGGACCGAGATTTGCCAAGGTAGTTACTGAATTCGTCGAGAAGATTAGAAACCTTGGCCCATCACCTCTAAGATCCAAAAAACTATATAAGGCGGCTCCTCTGGAAGAAGCTTCATAG
- a CDS encoding 4Fe-4S ferredoxin gives MIEQVKEHVKSLLASGKIVGFLGLRNDDGVVTPYLFQKEEELDNVLSVGDLETPGAARYPMAKLALHLIQNCNDDSVYGVLVRGCDERALNELRRWNQFGSSDRLVKVGIACPEELATKHECRKPFPDEFVAGEKVAPVSNATVREVLEKDLDGRLAYWTAEFDRCIKCYGCRDICPVCFCNVCTLEEDALIKTGDLPPENPMFHLTRAVHMAGRCIDCNLCTEVCPAHIPLRTLYKRVAEIITDEFGYVTGEPGEGKSPLNILGPDPGHTAAND, from the coding sequence ATGATTGAACAAGTAAAAGAACACGTTAAGAGCCTTTTGGCTAGTGGCAAAATAGTCGGCTTTCTGGGCTTGAGAAACGATGACGGCGTTGTGACTCCTTATCTTTTCCAAAAAGAGGAAGAACTCGACAATGTTCTTTCTGTAGGAGATCTGGAAACCCCTGGAGCCGCTCGATATCCCATGGCCAAGTTGGCCCTTCATCTTATACAGAATTGCAACGACGATAGCGTATATGGGGTCCTGGTTCGTGGCTGTGACGAAAGGGCTCTAAACGAACTCAGAAGGTGGAATCAATTTGGTTCATCAGACCGACTGGTCAAAGTTGGAATAGCCTGTCCGGAAGAACTCGCAACAAAACACGAGTGTCGCAAACCCTTTCCTGATGAGTTCGTAGCAGGCGAAAAGGTTGCGCCAGTATCTAACGCTACAGTGAGAGAGGTTCTCGAAAAGGACCTTGATGGTAGGCTCGCCTATTGGACTGCGGAATTTGACCGGTGCATCAAATGTTACGGTTGCAGGGACATATGCCCCGTCTGCTTCTGCAACGTATGTACTTTGGAAGAGGACGCTCTGATAAAGACGGGTGATCTTCCTCCCGAAAATCCCATGTTTCATCTTACTAGAGCCGTTCACATGGCGGGTCGCTGCATAGATTGCAACTTGTGCACTGAGGTTTGCCCGGCACATATCCCGCTAAGGACACTGTATAAACGGGTGGCCGAAATTATAACCGATGAATTTGGTTACGTTACAGGAGAACCCGGGGAAGGTAAATCTCCTTTGAATATTCTTGGACCGGATCCGGGACATACCGCAGCGAATGATTGA
- a CDS encoding isochorismatase family protein: MLRMEDTVLIAVDMQEKLTRAMYDRGSLVKSAVQIVTGAKILGVPVIWTEQNPNGLGPTLPEIKQSLEGSQPIIKFSFSCCGNQEFMGALDASGRKQVLILGVECHVCVYQTVIDLIEKGYEVSVVSDAVSSRTLENKIVGLERVKQSGALITSAEMALFELLKVADGAKFKEILKVVK, encoded by the coding sequence ATGCTTAGGATGGAAGACACCGTTCTTATCGCAGTTGATATGCAGGAGAAGCTTACCCGCGCAATGTATGATAGGGGCAGCCTGGTCAAGAGCGCTGTCCAAATAGTTACCGGCGCAAAGATCTTGGGCGTTCCCGTAATATGGACTGAGCAGAATCCTAATGGCCTTGGCCCCACGCTACCGGAAATCAAACAGAGCCTCGAAGGTTCTCAGCCCATTATCAAATTCAGTTTTAGCTGCTGTGGGAACCAGGAATTCATGGGGGCTCTGGATGCCTCCGGCAGGAAACAGGTCCTAATTCTTGGCGTTGAGTGCCACGTATGCGTTTATCAGACCGTGATTGACCTGATTGAAAAAGGTTATGAGGTTAGCGTTGTCTCCGACGCAGTTTCATCAAGGACACTGGAAAATAAAATTGTAGGTCTGGAACGGGTCAAACAGTCCGGGGCCTTGATCACCAGCGCCGAAATGGCCCTGTTTGAACTGCTGAAAGTAGCTGATGGAGCCAAGTTCAAAGAGATTCTGAAGGTCGTCAAGTGA